A genomic window from Helicobacter pylori includes:
- a CDS encoding MFS transporter, whose product MKHLSKKEIKTLGLSSLGGTLEFYDFIIFVFFTSIIAKHFFPNTLSPIWSEINTYGIFAAGYLARPLGGIVMAHFGDRFGRKNMFMLSILLMVIPTFMLALMPTFDHFVSFGINSMGLAPENAHYLGYIAPIFLVFVRVCQGVAVGGELPGAWVFVQEHAPQGQKNTFVGFLTASVVSGILLGSLVYIGIYMVFDKAVVEDWAWRVAFGLGGIFGIISVYLRRFLEETPVFQQMKQDNALVKFPLKEVFKDSLFGILVSMLITWVLTACILIFILFVPNFTLMHPNFNFTPFEKTYFQILGLVSIVSSIILTGFLADKIKPHKVCMVFSVAFGFFGFLFFKEFYSNAPSLVNTIVLYFLACFCAGIMNFCPIFMSDVFSARIRFSGISFAYNIAYAITAGFTPQLSSWLNAKAIAAPESLQSYGLSFYIFVVALIAFITSLLMAPIYNQSSNTQHEVSPIA is encoded by the coding sequence ATAAAACATTTAAGCAAAAAAGAGATAAAAACCTTAGGGTTATCTTCACTTGGTGGGACTTTGGAATTTTATGATTTTATTATCTTTGTATTTTTTACAAGTATCATTGCCAAACACTTTTTCCCGAACACGCTTAGCCCTATTTGGTCTGAAATTAACACTTATGGTATCTTTGCTGCAGGTTATCTAGCGCGCCCGCTTGGTGGCATAGTGATGGCCCACTTTGGGGATAGATTTGGTCGTAAAAACATGTTCATGCTCTCTATTTTATTGATGGTAATCCCAACCTTTATGCTAGCTTTGATGCCAACTTTTGATCATTTTGTAAGTTTTGGCATTAATAGTATGGGACTTGCCCCTGAAAACGCCCATTATCTTGGTTACATAGCCCCTATTTTTTTAGTGTTTGTTAGAGTTTGTCAAGGCGTTGCTGTGGGTGGCGAATTGCCTGGCGCTTGGGTTTTTGTCCAAGAACATGCTCCGCAAGGGCAAAAAAACACTTTTGTAGGGTTTTTAACGGCTTCTGTAGTTTCTGGGATTTTGCTTGGGAGTCTAGTTTATATCGGGATTTATATGGTTTTTGACAAGGCTGTTGTTGAAGATTGGGCTTGGAGGGTTGCTTTTGGGCTTGGAGGGATTTTTGGTATCATTTCTGTTTATTTGAGACGCTTTTTAGAAGAGACTCCTGTTTTTCAGCAAATGAAGCAAGATAATGCCTTGGTTAAATTCCCGCTTAAAGAGGTGTTTAAAGACTCTCTTTTTGGTATATTGGTATCCATGCTTATCACTTGGGTTTTAACTGCTTGTATTTTGATTTTTATCCTTTTTGTTCCCAATTTTACCCTTATGCATCCCAATTTTAATTTCACTCCTTTTGAAAAAACCTATTTTCAAATTTTAGGGCTTGTTAGTATTGTAAGTTCTATTATTTTAACAGGGTTTTTAGCCGATAAAATCAAACCACACAAAGTTTGTATGGTTTTTAGTGTGGCCTTTGGCTTTTTTGGTTTTTTATTCTTTAAAGAATTTTATTCTAATGCGCCAAGTTTAGTCAATACCATAGTTCTATACTTTTTGGCTTGCTTTTGCGCTGGTATTATGAATTTTTGTCCCATTTTTATGAGCGATGTGTTTAGCGCTAGAATCCGTTTTAGTGGGATTTCCTTTGCTTATAACATAGCCTATGCTATAACCGCTGGCTTTACCCCTCAACTTTCAAGCTGGCTAAACGCAAAAGCTATAGCAGCACCTGAAAGTTTGCAAAGTTATGGTTTGAGCTTTTATATTTTTGTGGTCGCTTTAATTGCCTTTATCACATCGCTTTTAATGGCGCCAATTTACAACCAATCTAGTAATACCCAACACGAAGTGTCGCCCATAGCATGA
- a CDS encoding GIY-YIG nuclease family protein: MHISEVKTAFKIADVEYVKDSTKLNFNYLKDLKDENNQSLPKSILTQNVARVYLIVVDGEIKKIGGSQADGGIKSTLNIYRDGGVKGRPSIRSFGVWYFLYHTILTGAKIEFYMIYQPNFETQVKGLFGFHAIKDASISYKLLEQACLTDYRNSSDDALPEWNVQEQGKDWPNDIKDEHAYITQEAQNIEKVVHRKAIDKPGGNLKD; encoded by the coding sequence ATGCATATCAGTGAAGTCAAAACTGCCTTTAAAATCGCTGATGTAGAATATGTAAAAGACAGCACAAAGTTAAATTTCAACTATCTTAAAGATTTAAAAGATGAGAACAATCAATCTTTGCCTAAAAGTATTTTAACGCAAAATGTGGCTAGAGTGTATTTAATTGTAGTGGATGGTGAAATTAAAAAAATCGGTGGCTCTCAAGCGGATGGAGGGATTAAAAGCACGCTCAATATTTATAGAGATGGAGGAGTCAAAGGGAGACCTAGCATCAGAAGTTTTGGCGTGTGGTATTTTCTTTATCATACGATACTCACAGGGGCTAAAATAGAATTTTATATGATTTATCAGCCTAATTTTGAAACTCAAGTGAAAGGCTTGTTTGGTTTTCATGCAATCAAAGACGCGAGTATCAGCTATAAACTTTTAGAGCAAGCTTGCCTGACGGATTATAGAAACAGTAGTGATGACGCATTACCTGAATGGAATGTGCAAGAACAGGGCAAAGATTGGCCAAATGACATTAAAGATGAGCATGCCTATATCACTCAAGAAGCTCAAAATATAGAAAAAGTCGTCCATAGAAAAGCGATTGACAAACCTGGCGGAAACTTAAAAGATTAG
- a CDS encoding DNA cytosine methyltransferase — MYKVADIFCGAGGLSYGFSMHPYFELIWANDIDKDAILSYQANHKETQTILCDIAQLDCHNLPRIPIDILLGGPPCQSYSTLGKRKMDEKANLFKEYLRLLDLVKPKIFVFENVVGLMSMQKGQLFKQICNAFKERGYILEHAILNALDYGVPQMRERVILVGALKSFKQKFHFPKPTKMHFSLKDALGDLPPIQSGENGDALGYLKNADNVFLEFVRNSKELSEHSSPKNNEKLIEIMQTLKDGQSKDDLPESLRPKSGYINTYAKMWWEKPAPTITRNFSTPSSSRCIHPRDSRALSIREGARLQSFPDNYKFCGSASAKRLQIGNAVPPLLSAALAHAVFDFLRGKNV, encoded by the coding sequence TTGTATAAAGTAGCAGATATTTTTTGTGGTGCTGGAGGGTTGAGCTATGGCTTTTCTATGCACCCTTATTTTGAATTGATATGGGCTAATGATATAGACAAGGACGCTATTTTAAGCTATCAAGCCAATCATAAAGAGACACAAACCATCTTATGCGATATTGCACAACTTGATTGCCATAATTTACCGCGCATTCCAATTGATATTCTACTAGGCGGACCGCCATGCCAGAGCTACTCCACGCTTGGCAAAAGAAAAATGGATGAAAAAGCGAATCTGTTTAAAGAATATTTGCGGCTCTTAGATTTAGTGAAACCAAAAATATTTGTTTTTGAAAATGTGGTGGGTTTGATGTCTATGCAAAAAGGGCAATTATTCAAACAAATTTGTAACGCTTTTAAAGAGAGAGGTTATATTTTAGAGCATGCCATTTTAAACGCCCTAGATTATGGTGTGCCTCAAATGAGAGAGCGAGTGATTTTAGTAGGTGCACTTAAAAGTTTTAAACAAAAATTCCACTTCCCTAAACCCACAAAAATGCATTTTTCTCTAAAAGACGCTTTAGGGGATTTACCACCCATTCAAAGCGGTGAAAATGGCGATGCTTTGGGTTATCTTAAAAATGCGGATAATGTTTTTTTAGAATTTGTGCGGAATTCTAAAGAATTAAGCGAGCATAGCAGTCCTAAAAACAATGAAAAACTGATAGAAATTATGCAAACGCTAAAAGACGGGCAGAGTAAAGACGATTTGCCAGAAAGTTTACGCCCCAAAAGCGGCTATATTAATACCTACGCTAAAATGTGGTGGGAAAAACCAGCCCCCACTATTACAAGAAATTTTTCTACCCCAAGCAGTTCTAGGTGTATCCATCCAAGAGACTCTAGAGCGTTAAGTATTAGAGAGGGGGCAAGATTGCAAAGCTTTCCTGATAATTATAAATTCTGTGGGAGTGCTAGCGCTAAAAGATTGCAAATCGGTAATGCCGTGCCGCCTTTATTGAGTGCAGCACTCGCTCATGCTGTCTTTGATTTTTTAAGGGGTAAAAATGTTTGA
- a CDS encoding DNA adenine methylase, with amino-acid sequence MHADLFNQNASKKDVFLYNLRSSNGRYKRYIKAPLRYGGGKSLAVGLIVEYIPNNVRRIISPFIGGGSVEIACTAELGLEVLGFDIFDILVNFYQVLLKDKQVLYDNLLSLEPTQETYNTIKQELKAHYKKECVLDPLILARDYYFNFNLSYGPGFLGWMSKIYTDKQRYLNALLKIKDFNAPSLKVECSSFEEVLLAYPNDFFYLDPPYVLENSKMFKGIYPMRNFPIHHNGFKHEVLAHMLKRHKGPFILSYNDCEFVRNAYKDFKILEPSWQYTMGQGETRMGKNRLERGDNNHVKQSHELLIIKE; translated from the coding sequence ATGCATGCGGATTTATTCAACCAAAACGCTAGTAAAAAAGATGTTTTTTTGTACAATTTACGCTCTAGTAATGGGCGTTACAAACGCTACATAAAAGCCCCTTTAAGATATGGTGGGGGCAAGTCTTTAGCTGTAGGGTTAATAGTTGAATATATACCTAATAATGTGCGTAGGATCATTAGCCCTTTTATAGGTGGAGGAAGCGTAGAAATTGCATGCACAGCAGAATTAGGTTTAGAAGTATTAGGCTTTGATATTTTTGATATTTTAGTGAATTTTTATCAAGTGTTGCTCAAAGACAAACAAGTTCTTTATGATAATTTGCTCTCTTTAGAACCTACGCAAGAAACTTACAACACTATCAAACAAGAGTTAAAAGCCCATTATAAAAAAGAATGCGTTTTAGACCCTTTAATTTTGGCTAGAGATTATTACTTTAACTTTAATTTAAGCTATGGGCCGGGATTTTTAGGGTGGATGAGTAAAATTTATACTGATAAACAACGCTATCTAAACGCCCTTTTAAAGATTAAAGATTTTAACGCCCCTAGTTTAAAGGTAGAATGTTCTAGTTTTGAAGAAGTTTTGCTCGCTTATCCTAATGATTTTTTCTATCTTGACCCTCCTTATGTGTTAGAAAATTCTAAAATGTTTAAGGGGATTTATCCTATGCGTAATTTTCCTATCCACCACAATGGTTTTAAACATGAAGTATTAGCTCACATGTTAAAAAGGCATAAAGGACCATTTATTTTAAGCTATAATGACTGCGAATTCGTAAGGAATGCTTATAAGGATTTTAAAATTTTAGAGCCATCTTGGCAATACACTATGGGACAAGGCGAAACCAGAATGGGTAAAAATCGTTTAGAAAGAGGCGACAATAATCATGTTAAACAATCTCATGAATTATTGATTATCAAGGAGTAA